Sequence from the Amaranthus tricolor cultivar Red isolate AtriRed21 chromosome 1, ASM2621246v1, whole genome shotgun sequence genome:
TCTATCtcttatttctaaataaaatatttcgACCTCATATATGAGGAGTGTTTGTGCTGCTGAAAGGCATTTCCGTTGATTTATTACTTAAAAATTGTGTTAGATCCTTGATATTTGAATATGAGAAATGGTCTAAAACTATGTTGCTCGAATTCTCAATAAACATAGATTGGATATTGGatgattttttttgaatcaaaaatatggaaaataatttattttttcaagtttaatttgatgGTCGAATTGTATACTCGTGTTAGATATGAGTTTTTGAGTTCgagtaataaaaatttgaagCTTAATTGTCATAGAAGCTATATATAAGACCAACAAAGGGTGCAAAATAACATGATTTTGATAATGCAGGTAATAGTTCGATTGTTAGTCCATTGCACCAACATCCTTTGACAAGAAGTAGATCTATCAATATTAGAGACCATCAAGTTGGAGCTGTTGCTACAGCAGTTGTTGCAACAAGTCCTAAAGATGAAATCAAGGAGTATGTATAATTGCCATTAATTTTCTCGAGCCGATGTTCTCATTGGCCGCAACCTCCTTATCTGCTCTGATAAGGGTATGGTATGTGAGTATGTCGTCCTCCATTTTtcaccctgatcatagtttttatgAACAGAATACATTgtatatgatgatgatattaaAAGAGACACCTTATTGATTTTAAGATGCCTTTATTATCCTAAACGATCCACAAATCATCCCTATGACGTGCAATAACTATATATTACAGTTTCAGATCCGTTTGGTAGTTGGTACTAATAGATGGCAATGACAATGATTTGTAGaataaatttttgtgaaatGCTTCATGctagtaaaaatattttttttcaatttttcataaCCAACTGATACTACATTTTCATATGGTAATGCAATTGAATGAATCATTTAAAGAAATGAGATGATTGGAAGAGAAGAAACATGGTCATTTAACTGGTCAAGTGATTTCCTACTAAAACTACGCTAGTTTTCCATTCTCATTCCCACTATTTAATACCTACTAGCTACTACCAAACAGGTCGTTTGTGTACTGAAGCATGTTGTTCAAATTATGATCACTTATATCATATGACATGTTTTCTCTTTGGACAACTCACTAAAACAACCTGATGTATAATTCTATGTGAACTTCCTCTCCTTATAGGTTTGGATTACCTACATGGGCAGAATTTGAGCTCGGAATAGCTCCCATCTATTGGAAAACTATGAACGGCCTACCTCCAACTGCAGTAATTTTCTTCGTCACCCCTTAAAATTCCTATGTTTTCGCTCAACTTTCGTGTTCTTCACCTAACAAACGTGGTTTTTTTTAATGGTAGGGAGAAAAACTCCGAATCTTTTACAATCCGTCTGCCACCAATCTCGAACCTAATGAAGATTTTGGAATCGGTTTTAATGGTATGTTGTTAATCCCATTCTAAGCGATTTTGGTGGAGCTCGAGCTATAATTGTTATCTAATGTTTATGCCCTGATTCGGTAGGAGGATTTAATCAGCCGATTATGTGTAGTGGAGAACCAAGAGCAATGCTAAAGAAAGCGAGAGGAAAAGTTGATCCTCCGATCTATACTATTCAAATATGTATTCCTAAGCACGGTTTGTATCCTGTTTTTATTGATTCACCTGTCGATTGTTGTTGTGTAATCTGTGGGATATTACgtgttgatatatatatatatcgttttGTGATTGTATCAGCAATgaacttgattttctccttcACAAACGGTAGAGATTGGGATGGTCCTTACAGACTGCAGTTTCAAATTCCCAAAgcattgcaaaacaaaccagtcAGTTTCTTCAATGAGGTAAGAGAAAAAACAATGAAACTAGTTCGGTCTGTTTGAGATgcatttgttagagtatataacatatcctggggcctcaaccattagcttaagcttttggttgaattgtttccttgacatgatatcagagccattgtgacaagaggtcacaggttcgaattTTAACTACCCTTCccttaaagtggaatatttagcgccatGTATGAGGAGGTcatgtgctgcatccacacttctagcccaaagggctctcataTGAGgggacgtgttagagtatataacatatcttgtggtctcaaccatcagcttaagcttttagttgaattggttccttgacagcATCGGAATTCAAGGGTCCGTCGTAGACTACAATAGCGAACCTTGCTTAAAACTATTAGACGGTAGAACAAAGCAAGATGCCTTTGAACTAGGAGACCTAAGCTGCATTCCAACGAAAACCATCGGTGCATCATTTACTTCGGTTTAAAATGTGAGAAACCATCGGTGCAGGGTCTCGCAGAAGAGCTAAGCAAAGAGGGGGCTTGTGACAGGGCTATCTTTCCAGACACTGCAATAGTTATCACAAGGTGTGCCATTGCTGGTAATCTGACACTGGAAGGGGTAAGTAATGGTTTATATTACACTTTCGGTTTCTTAGCTCGAGTATTTTGTAATTGTAAAAGAAGACGGTGTTCTAACTTCAGCTAATTGTGGTGTATCTTGAAGGGTGATCGTTGCAGCTTGAATCTTGTACCCGGATGCACAGATCCAAGCTCGCCTTTGTACGACCCGCTTGCAAATGTAGATGATGGGTCGTGTCTCTTGTTGTCAGATAATGACGAGTGATTACTTTTTGGTACAATGTCTCATACACTGATATAATGTAAATATCAAAGTATATGAACCTATCTATTTTTCTGATACATCTAAGGATTTATAATCTTGGAGATAGAAATTCGAGTTTGATCACAAAAATGTCTTATAATGATACTTCTATTGTCTCTGTTCAAAATCATCTTGAATTTATGCAAAAGATTAATAGAGTTGTGCAGTGGACTGAGCCATTCAGCCAATAACAACAACACACAACGCTTTAATTCCAATACATCAGATCCGCTACATGAAACTATATGGAAAgattgaaacaaataagcaattttaacaaaaataaaaaataaaaaataagcttcgggttaacttaattccaaaaataagcgtctccATGTCCGAGCGTATGTTTGTAGTtattaacaatgaaaaaaaaaaagttggtcaaaaaagtcaaaattgtttattcgcagttaataactacGAACAAAATGAGACAATGTCATAACTTTAGAAGGGACAAAAAATAGAAGTCATGTtttgttcacagttactaactgcgaacaaacaatttttatttttatttgtcccTTCTAATGTTAGAACATTGTTTCCCTTACcgcgaacaaacaattttgagttttttttgaccaattttatTGTTCGTTGACCTTAGGCTCGAACATAAAGatgtttatttttgaatttaagtttactcaaagct
This genomic interval carries:
- the LOC130812293 gene encoding protein POST-ILLUMINATION CHLOROPHYLL FLUORESCENCE INCREASE, chloroplastic, with translation MATTTATTIFAVSKQRIPVGNGCTNTSLLGNSSIVSPLHQHPLTRSRSINIRDHQVGAVATAVVATSPKDEIKEFGLPTWAEFELGIAPIYWKTMNGLPPTAGEKLRIFYNPSATNLEPNEDFGIGFNGGFNQPIMCSGEPRAMLKKARGKVDPPIYTIQICIPKHAMNLIFSFTNGRDWDGPYRLQFQIPKALQNKPVSFFNEGLAEELSKEGACDRAIFPDTAIVITRCAIAGNLTLEGGDRCSLNLVPGCTDPSSPLYDPLANVDDGSCLLLSDNDE